A genome region from Stenotrophomonas maltophilia includes the following:
- a CDS encoding DUF5694 domain-containing protein — protein sequence MFVRLASVLILGLCSTGALAADATYRPAFHPDQLKGPPAGRPNEVLVLGSPHLSGLPKAFTPDILQPLLEPLLERLQAWQPNAIAVENLSGLQCDFMRRNPTRYADSVETYCIDPAPAQAATGLDVPSANAEMERLLAQWPKAPTPAQRRRLAAVFLAAGENGSAVVQWLRLPIDERRAADSLTPELVQFLDKRIARRDEAGMIAGVLAARLGLERLWSVDDHTADAPTAKDKEKAYGAALQAAWDNPATTARFAADEPLHANLAKPDGMLALYRNYNAPETAMTAYHSDFGAALVEPSPEAFGRNYLGYWETRNLRMVANMRDVLGQHPGTRMLTIVGASHKGYYEAYLNQMHDVQLVSADAVLR from the coding sequence ATGTTCGTTCGCTTGGCCAGCGTCCTCATCCTCGGCCTGTGCAGCACCGGCGCGCTTGCCGCCGATGCCACCTATCGGCCGGCCTTTCATCCCGACCAGCTGAAGGGGCCGCCCGCAGGCCGCCCCAACGAGGTGCTGGTGCTGGGCAGCCCGCATCTGTCCGGCCTGCCGAAGGCCTTCACACCGGACATTCTGCAGCCGTTGCTGGAGCCTCTGCTCGAGCGCCTGCAGGCATGGCAGCCCAATGCCATCGCCGTGGAGAACCTGTCCGGCCTGCAGTGCGACTTCATGCGCCGCAACCCCACCCGCTACGCTGACAGTGTCGAGACCTACTGCATCGACCCGGCACCGGCCCAGGCCGCGACCGGGCTGGACGTTCCCAGTGCCAATGCCGAGATGGAGCGCCTCCTCGCGCAATGGCCGAAAGCCCCGACGCCGGCCCAGCGCCGCCGCCTTGCGGCCGTGTTCCTGGCCGCAGGCGAGAACGGTTCGGCGGTGGTGCAATGGCTGCGCCTGCCCATCGACGAACGTCGCGCCGCCGACAGCCTGACGCCGGAGCTGGTGCAGTTCCTTGACAAGCGCATTGCCAGGCGCGACGAGGCCGGCATGATCGCCGGCGTCCTCGCTGCACGCCTGGGCCTGGAACGGCTGTGGTCGGTCGATGACCACACTGCCGACGCGCCCACTGCAAAGGACAAGGAGAAGGCCTATGGCGCGGCCCTGCAGGCGGCCTGGGACAACCCGGCAACCACGGCGCGGTTCGCCGCCGACGAACCGCTGCACGCCAATCTGGCCAAACCCGATGGAATGCTCGCGCTCTATCGCAACTACAACGCACCGGAAACGGCGATGACCGCCTACCACAGCGACTTCGGCGCGGCCCTGGTCGAGCCGTCACCCGAGGCCTTCGGGCGCAATTACCTCGGCTACTGGGAAACCCGCAACCTGCGCATGGTCGCCAACATGCGCGACGTGCTCGGCCAACACCCGGGCACCCGCATGCTCACCATTGTCGGTGCCTCGCACAAGGGCTACTACGAGGCCTACCTCAACCAGATGCACGATGTGCAGCTGGTCAGTGCGGACGCAGTATTGCGTTGA
- a CDS encoding heavy metal-responsive transcriptional regulator, translating into MNIGQLARQAGVPIDTVRYYERQQLLPTAARSAGGYRIFGEPDLRRLRFIRRAKALGFCLEEIGELLALSDHHRQDMGSVRDTAQARLQDISQRMAELQRMHTALSQLVDACPGHGTLDQCPILAALTDDNA; encoded by the coding sequence ATGAACATTGGACAACTGGCCCGCCAGGCGGGCGTGCCGATCGATACGGTCCGCTATTACGAGCGGCAGCAGCTGCTGCCGACAGCGGCGCGCTCGGCTGGCGGCTACCGCATCTTCGGCGAGCCGGACCTGCGCCGGTTGCGCTTCATCCGCCGCGCCAAAGCGCTGGGCTTCTGCCTCGAGGAAATCGGCGAACTGCTGGCGCTCAGCGATCACCACCGGCAGGACATGGGAAGCGTGCGCGACACCGCCCAGGCCCGCCTGCAGGACATTTCACAACGGATGGCCGAACTGCAGCGCATGCATACCGCGCTTTCGCAGCTGGTCGATGCATGCCCCGGTCACGGCACGCTCGACCAATGCCCGATCCTGGCGGCGCTGACCGACGACAACGCATAG
- a CDS encoding putative quinol monooxygenase: MLKVIAEDFIHPDAVDTVLPLYRELVACTQREPLCLGYELFVDQKDPGHFVFIEQWPDRAALDIHCASEHFQRLVPQINAFQRAPCRFLLMDAAPL, translated from the coding sequence ATGCTCAAGGTCATCGCCGAAGACTTCATCCATCCCGACGCCGTGGACACCGTGCTTCCGCTGTACCGGGAACTGGTCGCGTGCACGCAGCGCGAGCCGCTCTGCCTTGGCTATGAACTGTTCGTGGACCAGAAGGATCCCGGGCATTTCGTCTTCATCGAGCAATGGCCCGACCGCGCCGCCCTGGACATCCACTGCGCCAGCGAGCATTTCCAGCGGTTGGTGCCGCAGATCAATGCCTTCCAGCGCGCGCCATGCCGGTTCCTGCTGATGGATGCTGCGCCTCTGTAG
- a CDS encoding PAS domain S-box protein, translated as MAGQGTNGNGLLERRLQELAEERRRLAMIIDGTAAGTWEWNVQTGEMRVNARWAEIVGYRLEELEPICQKTFLKLVHPDDIALSDAALDEHFEGRTDNYACLLRMRHKNGQWIWIQDRGRVFEWDGQGRPLWMAGAHADVTELQQARHDAAETRQRLQAVVDASDEVAVIATDTDGTITLFNTGAQRLLGYSAAEVVGQRRLDAFHDPQELNAWLRPLADAAGHLPGVFEALSARADGQTYSRQWTLLRKDGQPRQVRLSISRMDGADGARIGYVGMAIDITEILQARAEARLSAEKFAGAFTSAALGMALVSLEGRWLDVNDALCRILGYPREELLQVDFQRLTHPDDLQTDLSLVQDLLAGRRSHYHLEKRYLDRDGKVIWARLSVSLVRNEHGEPLHFVSQIQDITAQRSSEQRLFESEQRSRITLDAVADLVLSVSLDGRIDYANAAAVRTLAGDGALSLAGHKVQDVLALTTEYAPGSVLDVSVLLDPESNAVDLHADLLLRLGTATVPVDLTRAWLRDDEGHVRGAVWVLRDDTQQRARQREARHLAEIDPLTELSNRRGFEVHLQQAITRVERTGQAASLMYIDLDRFKPINDTWGHLAGDAVLWAVASVLRHGVRDSDVVARLGGDEFAVILSGCTPRRAARIGGELLHTLASLSIPWDQNRLRVGASIGIAPLAGGMSVDQAVAAADAQCYRAKAMGRNNVQVQGEASELPGDDTDAAEG; from the coding sequence ATGGCGGGCCAGGGCACCAACGGCAACGGGTTGCTGGAGCGTCGCCTGCAGGAGCTGGCCGAAGAGCGTCGGCGGCTGGCGATGATCATCGATGGCACCGCTGCGGGCACCTGGGAATGGAACGTGCAGACCGGCGAGATGCGGGTCAACGCGCGCTGGGCCGAGATTGTCGGTTACCGCCTGGAAGAGCTGGAGCCGATCTGCCAGAAGACCTTCCTGAAGCTTGTCCATCCCGATGACATAGCGCTGTCCGACGCGGCACTGGACGAGCATTTCGAGGGACGCACCGACAACTACGCGTGCCTGCTGCGGATGCGCCACAAGAACGGCCAGTGGATATGGATCCAGGACCGTGGCCGCGTCTTCGAATGGGACGGGCAGGGCCGGCCGCTGTGGATGGCCGGCGCGCATGCCGACGTGACCGAACTGCAGCAGGCCCGCCATGATGCGGCCGAGACCCGTCAACGCCTGCAGGCTGTGGTCGATGCCTCCGATGAGGTGGCGGTGATCGCCACCGATACCGATGGCACCATCACCCTGTTCAATACCGGCGCGCAACGCCTGCTGGGCTACAGCGCGGCCGAGGTGGTTGGCCAGCGCCGGCTGGATGCCTTCCACGATCCGCAGGAATTGAACGCCTGGCTGCGACCGCTGGCCGATGCCGCTGGCCATCTGCCAGGCGTGTTCGAGGCACTCAGTGCGCGTGCCGATGGCCAGACCTATTCGCGGCAATGGACGCTGCTGCGCAAGGACGGCCAGCCACGCCAGGTACGCCTGTCGATCAGCCGCATGGACGGTGCCGACGGTGCACGCATCGGCTATGTCGGCATGGCCATCGACATCACCGAGATACTGCAGGCGCGAGCCGAGGCACGCTTGTCCGCGGAGAAGTTCGCTGGTGCGTTCACCTCGGCTGCGCTGGGCATGGCGCTGGTGTCGCTGGAAGGGCGATGGCTGGACGTCAACGATGCGCTGTGCCGGATCCTCGGCTATCCGCGGGAAGAGCTGCTGCAGGTGGATTTCCAGCGCCTGACCCATCCCGATGACCTGCAGACCGACCTGTCGCTGGTGCAGGACCTGCTGGCTGGGCGGCGCAGCCACTATCACCTGGAGAAACGCTATCTTGATCGCGACGGCAAGGTGATCTGGGCCCGGTTGTCGGTATCGCTGGTGCGCAACGAGCATGGCGAGCCGTTGCATTTCGTGTCGCAGATCCAGGACATCACCGCCCAGCGCAGCAGCGAGCAGCGGCTGTTCGAAAGCGAACAGCGCAGCCGCATCACCCTGGATGCCGTGGCCGACCTGGTGCTGAGCGTCAGCCTCGATGGCCGTATCGACTACGCCAACGCCGCCGCGGTACGCACGCTGGCCGGCGATGGCGCGTTGTCGCTGGCCGGGCACAAGGTGCAGGATGTGCTGGCGTTGACCACCGAGTATGCGCCGGGTTCGGTGCTGGACGTGTCGGTACTGCTGGATCCGGAAAGCAACGCGGTGGACCTGCATGCCGACCTGCTGCTGCGCCTGGGTACCGCCACGGTGCCGGTGGACCTCACCCGCGCCTGGTTGCGCGATGACGAGGGCCACGTTCGCGGCGCGGTCTGGGTGCTGCGCGACGATACCCAGCAGCGTGCCCGCCAGCGCGAGGCACGTCATCTGGCAGAGATCGACCCGCTGACCGAACTGAGCAACCGCCGTGGCTTCGAGGTGCACCTGCAGCAGGCGATCACCCGCGTTGAACGTACCGGCCAGGCTGCGTCGCTGATGTACATCGATCTGGACAGGTTCAAGCCGATCAACGATACCTGGGGCCATCTGGCTGGTGATGCGGTGCTCTGGGCGGTGGCCAGCGTTCTGCGTCACGGGGTGCGCGATTCGGATGTGGTGGCGCGGCTGGGCGGCGACGAGTTCGCGGTGATCCTGTCCGGCTGCACGCCGCGTCGTGCCGCCCGCATTGGCGGTGAGCTGCTGCACACTCTGGCGTCGCTGTCGATTCCGTGGGACCAGAACCGGTTGCGGGTAGGGGCCAGCATCGGCATCGCGCCGCTGGCCGGCGGGATGAGCGTGGACCAGGCGGTGGCCGCGGCCGATGCCCAGTGTTACCGGGCCAAGGCGATGGGCCGCAACAACGTGCAGGTGCAGGGCGAGGCCAGCGAGCTGCCGGGCGACGATACCGACGCGGCCGAGGGTTGA
- a CDS encoding GNAT family N-acetyltransferase gives MSCIDLPSDAVLLARAMQNMTSDHWSIDSPRLCLRPFASGDADEAFAGITPGLTRYMAFEPPPSKEAFAAVWQAWLPAIADGTDITFVIRRRVDGVFLGLAGLHRTVDAEPELGIWIAEAMHGHGYGREAVAAVWSSASQRLSCAAFRYPVAEQNRSSRSLAESLGGEPVAREQGVKYTTIIYRLPAAMHEVATDVAESR, from the coding sequence TTGAGTTGCATCGATCTGCCGAGCGATGCTGTACTCCTTGCCCGGGCAATGCAGAACATGACATCCGATCACTGGAGCATCGACAGTCCGCGGCTGTGCCTCCGGCCATTTGCGTCCGGTGACGCTGACGAGGCATTTGCGGGCATCACCCCCGGGCTTACCCGCTACATGGCCTTCGAGCCACCTCCGTCAAAGGAGGCATTTGCCGCCGTCTGGCAGGCGTGGCTGCCTGCCATTGCCGATGGGACCGACATCACGTTCGTGATCCGCAGGCGCGTGGATGGCGTGTTCCTGGGACTGGCCGGCCTGCATCGCACCGTTGATGCAGAGCCCGAACTGGGTATCTGGATCGCCGAAGCAATGCATGGCCATGGCTACGGGCGGGAAGCAGTGGCGGCGGTGTGGTCTTCGGCGTCGCAGCGGCTGTCATGCGCGGCGTTCCGCTATCCGGTGGCCGAGCAGAACCGGTCCAGCCGTTCGCTTGCCGAGTCCCTCGGTGGAGAGCCTGTAGCACGTGAGCAGGGCGTGAAGTACACGACGATCATCTATCGCCTTCCTGCTGCAATGCACGAAGTTGCGACGGACGTCGCGGAATCCCGCTAA
- a CDS encoding GNAT family N-acetyltransferase → MNDSVSCQFREAVPTVEDYCRLRVLAGLSAKSQEAATRALPNTLYGVCAYQGNELVAMGRIVGDGGCHLQVCDIAVLPRLQGQGLGKEVMRRLDGWMQANLPPSAYVSLLADGEAHRLYAQFGFAPTAPASIGMYRRF, encoded by the coding sequence ATGAATGATTCCGTCAGCTGCCAGTTCCGTGAGGCAGTCCCCACGGTTGAAGACTACTGCCGGCTGCGTGTGCTGGCCGGCCTCAGTGCCAAGAGCCAGGAGGCGGCGACGCGCGCACTGCCCAACACCCTGTATGGCGTGTGTGCCTACCAGGGCAATGAGCTGGTAGCGATGGGCCGCATCGTGGGTGATGGCGGTTGCCACCTGCAGGTCTGCGATATCGCCGTGCTGCCACGGCTGCAGGGACAGGGGCTGGGCAAGGAGGTGATGCGCCGCCTGGATGGCTGGATGCAGGCGAACCTGCCGCCGTCGGCGTACGTCAGCCTGCTCGCCGATGGTGAAGCGCATCGGTTGTACGCTCAGTTTGGTTTCGCGCCGACAGCGCCGGCGTCGATCGGGATGTATCGCCGGTTCTGA
- a CDS encoding methyl-accepting chemotaxis protein: protein MLIPGFTAGAQAPAELHTRWSPWRALLGALAPQHRASNEPAATDRAELEAQVAALHRVQAVIEFALDGTILQANDNFLHAVGYRLEDIQGKHHSMFVDPEQARSAEYRDFWARLGRGEYDAGQYRRFGKGQREIWIQASYNPVLDRQGRPYKVVKFATDITAQKLQAADSAGQLAAIGKSQAVIEFSMDGRILSANENFLEVTGYVLDEVRGQHHSLFVEPGHRSSDEYRRFWEKLGRGEYDAGQYRRLGKGDREVWIQASYNPILDLNGKPFKVVKYATDITAQVHENQAMQRAVAQTREVVAAAKQGDLTRRVAMADKQGPIADLCDGVNSLVEAMAAIIGQIKFAADTIAVGATEIAQGNSDLSQRTEQQAASLEETAVSMKGLAETVQRTATNARQASQLAGGAADVAARGGSVVHEVVETMAVINASSRRIVDIIGVIDGIAFQTNILALNAAVEAARAGEHGRGFAVVATEIRELSQRSASAAKEIKHLIDESVANVGAGTAQVESAGRTMDEIVTNVRRVSDLMTEISTASQQQSDDIQQMNHAVDLIDQGTQQNAALVEEASAAARSMEEQSAQLLQTVAGFRVQDGAGHLHGGATLRVV, encoded by the coding sequence ATGCTCATTCCAGGCTTCACGGCGGGCGCGCAGGCGCCGGCCGAGCTGCATACCCGTTGGTCGCCGTGGCGCGCGCTGCTGGGCGCCCTGGCCCCGCAGCATCGCGCCAGCAACGAGCCGGCAGCGACCGACCGTGCCGAACTCGAGGCGCAGGTCGCGGCGCTGCATCGCGTGCAGGCGGTCATCGAGTTCGCGCTCGATGGCACTATCCTGCAGGCCAATGACAACTTCCTGCATGCAGTGGGCTACCGGCTGGAGGACATCCAGGGCAAGCATCATTCCATGTTCGTCGATCCCGAGCAGGCGCGCAGCGCCGAGTACCGTGACTTCTGGGCGCGGTTGGGGCGCGGCGAATATGACGCAGGGCAATATCGACGCTTCGGCAAAGGCCAGCGCGAGATCTGGATCCAGGCCTCCTACAACCCGGTGCTGGACCGCCAGGGGCGGCCGTACAAAGTGGTCAAGTTCGCCACCGACATTACTGCACAGAAGCTGCAGGCGGCCGATTCGGCCGGGCAGTTGGCGGCGATCGGTAAATCGCAGGCAGTGATCGAATTCAGCATGGACGGGCGCATTCTCTCGGCGAACGAGAACTTCCTCGAGGTCACCGGCTACGTTCTCGATGAGGTGCGTGGACAGCACCACTCGCTGTTCGTCGAACCAGGCCATCGCAGCAGTGACGAATATCGCCGGTTCTGGGAGAAGCTCGGGCGCGGCGAATACGATGCCGGGCAATACCGGCGGCTGGGCAAGGGCGACCGCGAGGTCTGGATCCAGGCCTCCTACAACCCCATCCTCGACCTCAACGGCAAGCCGTTCAAGGTCGTCAAGTACGCCACCGACATCACCGCACAGGTGCATGAAAACCAGGCCATGCAGCGCGCCGTGGCGCAGACCCGCGAGGTGGTGGCCGCTGCGAAGCAGGGTGATCTGACCCGGCGCGTGGCGATGGCCGACAAGCAGGGGCCCATCGCCGACCTGTGCGACGGCGTCAATTCGCTGGTCGAGGCGATGGCTGCGATCATCGGCCAGATCAAGTTCGCCGCCGATACCATCGCGGTGGGGGCGACCGAGATCGCGCAGGGCAACAGCGACCTGTCGCAGCGCACCGAGCAGCAGGCGGCCTCGCTGGAGGAAACCGCGGTGTCGATGAAGGGGTTGGCCGAGACCGTGCAGCGCACCGCCACCAACGCGCGCCAGGCCAGCCAGCTGGCCGGCGGTGCCGCCGATGTCGCCGCGCGCGGCGGAAGCGTGGTGCATGAAGTGGTCGAGACGATGGCGGTGATCAACGCCTCCTCGCGGCGCATCGTCGATATCATCGGAGTGATCGATGGCATCGCTTTCCAGACCAATATCCTGGCGTTGAACGCAGCGGTGGAAGCCGCACGCGCAGGCGAACATGGACGAGGATTTGCCGTGGTCGCCACCGAGATCCGCGAGCTGTCCCAGCGCTCGGCCAGTGCCGCCAAGGAGATCAAGCATCTGATCGATGAGTCGGTGGCCAACGTCGGGGCTGGCACCGCCCAGGTGGAAAGCGCGGGCCGCACCATGGACGAGATCGTGACCAACGTCCGCCGGGTCAGCGATCTGATGACCGAGATCAGCACGGCCTCGCAGCAGCAGAGCGACGACATCCAGCAGATGAACCATGCGGTCGACCTGATCGACCAGGGCACGCAGCAGAACGCTGCCCTGGTGGAGGAGGCGTCGGCGGCGGCGCGCAGCATGGAGGAGCAATCGGCACAGCTGCTGCAGACCGTGGCCGGTTTCCGCGTGCAGGATGGTGCAGGGCATCTGCATGGCGGGGCAACCCTGCGGGTCGTCTAG
- a CDS encoding GGDEF domain-containing protein, whose product MTLRAALFFLVTHALVIALVGPQDPVGSYLLLITAPLLAALACVRRARVSQAACKWRLLGAAVGLFSLALLALLYRNVAGLAPAQMTVSTLILYVFYRIPLTYVAASPGGGNRFIRAVDLAIIALLWLLYYLHTRAMAPLNTALWTQCLNTMSSVQNSLVFCFALIRFLAEDNPDRRDFFRTLAIYALGYFLLALYINTCQPQTPDGSWGDLLISGLFVLLAVLAGSHRRYPAVEISRSLRRIVDAGVPLMLPLLLMMVALLVARLQPSLAAVGFIGAMLGYALRSVLSQIEIQRQRDELETLARRDPLTGLGNRRSFDESLDGAHRRARRQGQGLAVLMIDIDHFKQLNDTYGHPEGDRRLRAVASILDGCLQRGDDLLARYGGEEFIAALPSPEAMHALHLGERLRAAVESAALPAAEGHVTISVGVAWQPASDESAPADLVGRADQALYRAKHAGRNRVHLSSAMQSSDEPVGPPA is encoded by the coding sequence ATGACGCTGCGTGCTGCACTGTTTTTTCTGGTCACGCACGCACTCGTCATCGCCTTGGTCGGCCCGCAGGACCCTGTCGGCTCCTACCTGTTGCTGATCACCGCCCCCCTGCTGGCCGCACTGGCCTGCGTGCGGCGCGCACGTGTCAGCCAGGCGGCCTGCAAGTGGCGGCTGCTCGGCGCGGCCGTCGGCCTGTTCTCACTCGCCCTGCTGGCCCTGCTGTACCGCAATGTGGCCGGCCTCGCCCCTGCGCAGATGACCGTCTCCACACTGATCCTGTACGTGTTCTACCGGATCCCCCTGACCTACGTAGCTGCAAGCCCGGGCGGCGGAAATCGCTTCATCCGTGCGGTGGACCTTGCGATCATTGCCCTGCTTTGGCTGCTGTACTACCTGCATACGCGGGCCATGGCGCCTCTCAACACCGCGCTATGGACGCAGTGCCTGAACACGATGAGCAGCGTGCAGAACAGCCTGGTGTTCTGCTTCGCGCTGATCCGCTTCCTGGCCGAGGACAATCCCGACCGCCGCGATTTCTTCCGCACACTTGCGATCTACGCGCTGGGCTACTTCCTGCTGGCGCTCTACATCAACACCTGCCAGCCGCAGACACCTGACGGCAGCTGGGGCGACCTGCTGATCAGCGGGCTGTTCGTGCTGCTGGCCGTCCTGGCCGGCAGCCACCGCCGCTATCCGGCAGTGGAGATATCCCGCAGCCTGCGACGCATCGTCGATGCCGGCGTACCACTGATGCTGCCCTTGCTGCTGATGATGGTCGCGCTGCTGGTCGCGCGCCTGCAGCCGAGCCTGGCCGCGGTAGGTTTCATCGGTGCGATGCTGGGCTACGCCCTGCGCAGCGTGCTGAGCCAGATCGAGATCCAGCGCCAGCGCGACGAACTGGAAACGCTGGCACGGCGCGATCCACTGACAGGGCTGGGCAACCGGCGCAGCTTCGATGAGTCGCTGGATGGGGCCCACCGCCGCGCGCGGCGCCAGGGCCAGGGCCTGGCGGTACTGATGATCGACATCGACCACTTCAAACAGCTGAACGACACCTACGGGCACCCGGAAGGTGATCGGCGCCTGCGTGCCGTCGCCAGCATCCTCGACGGCTGCCTGCAGCGCGGTGACGACCTGCTGGCCCGCTATGGCGGCGAGGAGTTCATCGCAGCCCTGCCATCGCCCGAGGCGATGCACGCGCTGCATCTGGGAGAACGCCTGCGTGCTGCGGTCGAAAGCGCCGCACTGCCCGCTGCCGAGGGCCATGTGACCATCAGCGTGGGCGTGGCCTGGCAGCCCGCCAGCGATGAGTCCGCGCCGGCAGACCTGGTCGGCCGTGCCGACCAGGCCCTGTACCGGGCCAAGCATGCCGGGCGCAACCGTGTGCACCTTTCCTCGGCCATGCAGTCCTCCGACGAACCTGTCGGCCCGCCTGCCTAG
- a CDS encoding GlxA family transcriptional regulator, whose amino-acid sequence MEGVRNEAFVEVAVVEYPGGDPSAASVLAEMAHVANRLAQQQRRPFKRVLVTRWIVPASQTGVHRIAGAEMLDAAIPAVIAVPGQISPGACLRAEEVLLDWLRAHYDGGSLLAAASDGVGVLARAGLLAGRTVSGPDLGRHPGLQAQAVSWVPSERALVDDGDLLTVGGSQAWRFLGLRLLYRLHGQGVASAVAQQLGIVVPAGIQQDLERFSANFAHGDRDVLKAQRWLHTTAARGATLAAICEVSGLEPRTLQRRFLRATGLRPIEYCQRLRIAKAQTLLQQGAGIEEVAWGVGYADQSAFRRLFLRIVGMTPANYRRHVNCKRRERPLMPSVAGSLRGLQTPPGMQLGRSAA is encoded by the coding sequence GTGGAGGGAGTCAGGAACGAAGCATTCGTCGAGGTTGCGGTGGTCGAATACCCGGGAGGGGACCCCTCCGCCGCCTCGGTGCTGGCCGAAATGGCCCACGTCGCAAACCGCCTGGCCCAGCAGCAGCGCCGACCGTTCAAGCGTGTGCTTGTCACCCGCTGGATCGTGCCCGCCAGCCAGACCGGTGTACATCGCATCGCGGGTGCTGAAATGCTTGACGCCGCCATTCCTGCGGTAATCGCGGTTCCCGGCCAGATCAGCCCTGGAGCCTGCCTGCGCGCCGAGGAGGTCCTGCTGGACTGGTTGCGGGCCCACTATGACGGTGGCAGCCTGCTGGCTGCCGCCAGCGATGGGGTCGGCGTGCTGGCCCGTGCGGGACTGCTGGCTGGAAGAACGGTCAGCGGCCCCGATCTGGGGCGACATCCAGGGTTGCAGGCGCAGGCGGTGAGCTGGGTCCCCAGTGAGCGGGCGCTGGTCGACGACGGTGATCTGCTGACGGTCGGCGGATCGCAGGCCTGGCGGTTCCTCGGCCTGCGTCTGCTGTACCGGCTGCACGGGCAAGGCGTGGCGAGCGCGGTCGCGCAACAGCTCGGGATCGTCGTGCCCGCGGGGATCCAGCAGGATCTTGAGCGGTTCAGTGCCAACTTCGCCCACGGTGACCGCGACGTACTGAAGGCCCAGCGCTGGCTGCATACCACTGCGGCACGAGGAGCCACGCTGGCCGCAATCTGCGAAGTTTCCGGATTGGAACCGCGAACCTTGCAGCGGCGCTTCCTCCGGGCGACCGGTCTGCGGCCGATCGAGTACTGCCAACGGCTGCGCATTGCCAAGGCGCAGACCCTGCTGCAGCAGGGCGCAGGCATCGAAGAGGTGGCCTGGGGTGTGGGCTACGCTGATCAGAGCGCGTTCCGGCGTCTGTTCCTCCGCATCGTGGGCATGACACCGGCCAACTATCGTCGCCACGTCAACTGCAAGCGGCGGGAGCGGCCGTTGATGCCGTCGGTGGCCGGAAGCCTGCGTGGCCTGCAGACGCCCCCCGGCATGCAGTTGGGGCGGAGTGCGGCCTGA
- a CDS encoding SOS response-associated peptidase family protein: protein MCYSALIRADYATLVREFGAILSLEEFAELYAHDPGKKRPKTPKAMDDGFAGARTQQGRDIVAKIQQWHAQERQDLEAELARQRERRDIAHATLATRPTQKARNDLRVAGNRIERAQARLEDLHRVQLLPRDNRIFPGTYAPVMVTENGQRVIKPMRYQCRLPDKPARNDALYPGTYNARRDSLEGYWRGAFGLRHGVVVVRAFYEHVPRHAITGRALGAAEKEQDVVLEFRPDPPRDLLLACLWAEWEGPEGRLLSFATITDTPPRDVAAAGHDRGVIPIRREHLDAWLNPDPDNLAGQYRILDDREDIRYVYEEAG, encoded by the coding sequence ATGTGCTATTCCGCCCTGATCCGTGCCGACTACGCCACGCTGGTCCGCGAGTTCGGTGCCATCCTGTCGCTGGAGGAGTTCGCCGAACTGTACGCGCACGACCCCGGCAAGAAGCGACCGAAAACCCCCAAGGCCATGGACGACGGTTTTGCCGGCGCGCGCACCCAGCAGGGCCGTGACATCGTAGCGAAGATCCAGCAATGGCATGCGCAGGAGCGCCAGGACCTGGAGGCGGAGCTGGCCCGCCAACGCGAGCGCCGCGATATCGCTCACGCAACGCTGGCCACCCGCCCCACCCAGAAGGCACGCAACGACCTGCGCGTGGCCGGCAACCGCATTGAGCGCGCCCAGGCCCGGCTCGAAGACCTGCACCGGGTACAACTACTGCCGCGCGACAACCGCATTTTCCCCGGTACCTACGCGCCGGTGATGGTCACAGAGAACGGCCAGCGCGTGATCAAGCCGATGCGCTACCAGTGCCGGCTGCCTGACAAACCTGCACGCAACGACGCGCTCTACCCCGGCACCTACAACGCACGACGTGACAGCCTGGAAGGCTACTGGCGCGGTGCGTTCGGCCTTCGCCACGGCGTGGTGGTGGTGCGGGCGTTCTATGAGCACGTGCCACGCCACGCCATCACAGGGCGCGCGCTTGGCGCCGCGGAAAAGGAACAGGATGTGGTGCTGGAGTTCCGCCCCGACCCGCCCCGCGACCTGCTTCTGGCCTGCCTTTGGGCGGAATGGGAGGGACCGGAAGGACGCCTGCTCTCGTTCGCCACGATCACCGATACCCCGCCACGCGACGTCGCCGCGGCCGGTCACGATCGCGGCGTGATACCGATCCGCAGGGAGCATCTCGATGCGTGGCTCAATCCCGATCCGGACAACCTGGCCGGGCAGTACCGCATCCTCGACGACCGCGAGGACATCCGCTACGTGTACGAGGAGGCCGGCTGA
- a CDS encoding response regulator encodes MTVLQDLRVLVVENDEMSAALLQMQLVHAGATVVGLAASVAEALRMLEDSAPDVALLDYRLARNETSEPVAAALSARGVPFVLATGMLAEQLPESMLAGILLVKPYLSADLTRALTRAVGRSSATA; translated from the coding sequence ATGACAGTGTTGCAGGACCTGAGGGTGCTGGTGGTCGAGAACGACGAGATGAGTGCGGCCCTGCTGCAGATGCAGCTGGTGCATGCCGGCGCGACCGTGGTCGGGTTGGCGGCGAGCGTGGCTGAAGCATTGCGCATGCTGGAAGACTCGGCCCCGGATGTGGCCCTGCTGGACTATCGCCTGGCCCGCAACGAGACCAGCGAGCCAGTGGCGGCAGCATTGTCGGCGCGTGGCGTACCGTTCGTGCTCGCCACCGGAATGCTGGCTGAGCAGCTGCCCGAGTCGATGCTGGCCGGAATACTGCTGGTCAAGCCGTATCTGTCGGCGGATCTGACCCGGGCGCTGACCCGTGCGGTGGGCCGTTCCAGCGCAACGGCGTGA